From the genome of Mesorhizobium japonicum MAFF 303099, one region includes:
- a CDS encoding helix-turn-helix domain-containing protein: protein MRPQFAPARSPSDVAMISRHIEAGVHRLPRAPHHRVMVHASAATRSYCNQVGRYFVRRAGDIDLVPAGEEGGFEAETAFDTVEIVLPPALMERVAAELGGRALVSRLDTRHLLRDQRIEHLARALQNDLDAGAPSGSLFADSIGAALAVRLLGVDDDIDIERTNRLSDTQLKRVLEHIEAALHEPLSIDRLARVAGASSSHLRTWFKVATGVTLHRYVLRRRVERARLLLERGDLSTSEVAELTGFAHQSHLAHWMRREIGQTPRDVRRARPPK from the coding sequence ATGCGTCCACAATTCGCTCCGGCCCGATCCCCATCCGACGTCGCAATGATCTCCCGGCACATTGAGGCAGGCGTGCATCGTCTGCCGCGGGCGCCGCACCATCGCGTCATGGTGCATGCAAGCGCGGCGACACGCTCCTACTGCAATCAGGTTGGGCGCTATTTCGTCAGGCGCGCCGGCGATATCGACCTGGTGCCGGCTGGCGAGGAGGGTGGCTTCGAGGCTGAAACCGCGTTCGACACGGTCGAGATCGTCTTGCCGCCGGCCCTGATGGAGAGGGTGGCGGCGGAACTTGGCGGCAGGGCGCTGGTATCGCGGCTCGACACGCGCCATCTGCTTCGTGACCAGCGCATCGAACATCTCGCTCGCGCGCTCCAGAACGATCTCGATGCAGGCGCACCGAGCGGCTCCCTGTTTGCCGACAGCATTGGCGCCGCGCTGGCGGTCAGGCTGCTTGGTGTCGACGACGATATAGACATCGAACGGACGAACCGCTTGTCGGATACCCAGCTCAAGCGCGTCCTGGAGCACATCGAGGCCGCTCTCCACGAGCCGCTTTCGATCGATCGACTGGCCCGGGTTGCCGGGGCGAGCAGCTCGCATCTGCGGACATGGTTCAAGGTGGCGACGGGCGTCACCCTGCATCGCTACGTGCTGCGACGCCGCGTCGAACGCGCGCGCCTTCTGCTGGAGCGAGGCGATCTCAGCACAAGCGAGGTCGCGGAACTGACCGGCTTTGCGCACCAGTCACATCTGGCGCATTGGATGCGCCGCGAGATTGGCCAAACGCCGCGCGACGTACGACGGGCGCGGCCGCCCAAGTGA
- a CDS encoding SDR family oxidoreductase → MSFYVVVGAGPVGRETARLLGEEGHDVVLTSRSVGSNALPNVRTVQADATDASELSRICRGADAIFMCAMAAYHRWPTDFFPIIDGTVRAAEAVGAKLIVLGNLYGYGENADSPLRSDLPLDPTSRKGTARTIMWQRAVRAGIPAIEIRSSDYLGHGAISYFSLIALPAIIEGKPTAFIGDLDATHAWAFTKDVARTLVAAALYKGEWGRAFHVPSQYASPRELIQKAAAMLGQEVSGTLSYSVPEIEALGMHEAIEMSYLFEKPLLVDASDTEALLGVKASSLEEMIADTLRDHL, encoded by the coding sequence ATGAGTTTCTATGTTGTTGTCGGCGCAGGCCCGGTTGGACGCGAGACCGCGCGCCTTCTTGGTGAGGAAGGACATGATGTCGTCCTCACCAGCCGAAGCGTCGGTTCGAACGCGCTGCCGAACGTGCGGACCGTACAGGCCGATGCCACGGATGCCTCGGAACTGTCGCGTATCTGCCGGGGTGCCGATGCCATCTTCATGTGTGCCATGGCCGCATATCATCGGTGGCCGACCGACTTTTTCCCCATCATCGACGGCACCGTGCGCGCGGCCGAAGCGGTCGGCGCCAAGCTCATCGTGCTCGGAAACCTCTATGGTTATGGAGAAAATGCCGATAGCCCGCTTCGCTCCGACCTGCCCCTGGACCCGACTTCGAGGAAGGGAACCGCCAGGACGATCATGTGGCAGCGGGCGGTTCGAGCCGGCATACCGGCGATCGAAATACGCTCCAGCGACTATCTCGGACATGGGGCGATCAGCTACTTCTCACTGATCGCGCTGCCCGCCATCATCGAGGGCAAGCCTACCGCCTTCATCGGAGACCTCGACGCAACCCACGCCTGGGCCTTCACCAAGGACGTCGCGAGGACACTTGTCGCGGCGGCCCTTTACAAGGGTGAGTGGGGACGCGCGTTTCACGTTCCCTCGCAATACGCCTCACCCCGGGAGCTCATCCAGAAAGCCGCGGCGATGCTGGGACAAGAGGTTTCAGGGACACTTTCCTATTCCGTCCCCGAGATCGAAGCCTTGGGCATGCATGAGGCCATCGAGATGAGCTATCTATTCGAGAAACCTTTGCTGGTTGATGCCTCCGATACCGAGGCGCTTCTGGGCGTGAAGGCCAGCAGCCTCGAAGAGATGATCGCCGACACGCTCCGCGATCATCTGTGA
- a CDS encoding peptidoglycan DD-metalloendopeptidase family protein, with product MQLSVLKTNSRNLARGCAVLMIAGAAAGCSSQASRFNSVDDVFTSSTNNQRAIINKQDAVQPYPGDVSAAPLDGSHTQSVSRSSLEPVSSRPLPPPASAQAQPAPALAPAANPVRVASAPAMVRPAPHVDRTTTGTVEPAAKPFKNAQPDAPKVADAGRPHATEIVVRDGETISGLAAHYKVPADVIMKVNGLSPTKGLKTGQKIVIPAYAYSSKAEPKVADAKQLKDGPAKDGKHDLPATAPDKVAVLPQQPKLKEGKSAAQVDASAAASQPKEPKPAQVAKATGAGGTYTVQSGDTMSSIARKTGVGVVALKQANGMKDGLLKIGQTLKVPAGGTATVASSKPAKVDPVTTATTQPPAKTTPSETLASYTPPKKDAKVIQQAEDDEAVAPDATGIGKMRWPVRGRVISGFGSGKDGVDIAVPSGTPIKAAENGVVIYAGDGLKEFGNTVLVRHENGLVTVYGHASSIEVQRGQKVKRGQEIALSGMSGTTDSPKLHFEVRKNSAPVDPSGYLE from the coding sequence ATGCAACTCAGTGTTTTGAAGACAAACAGTCGCAATCTGGCGCGGGGCTGCGCTGTTCTCATGATTGCGGGCGCGGCGGCCGGGTGCAGTTCCCAGGCTTCGCGGTTCAACAGTGTCGACGACGTCTTCACTTCCTCGACGAACAATCAGCGCGCCATCATCAACAAGCAGGATGCCGTGCAGCCCTATCCGGGCGATGTCTCGGCCGCGCCGCTCGACGGCAGCCACACGCAGTCGGTCAGCCGCTCCAGCCTCGAGCCGGTTTCGAGTCGGCCATTGCCGCCGCCCGCTTCAGCCCAGGCGCAACCCGCGCCGGCGCTCGCGCCTGCCGCCAATCCGGTGCGTGTCGCCTCGGCGCCGGCCATGGTTCGGCCCGCTCCTCATGTCGACAGGACGACAACCGGTACCGTCGAGCCGGCTGCCAAGCCATTCAAGAATGCCCAGCCCGACGCGCCGAAGGTGGCCGATGCGGGCAGGCCGCACGCGACCGAAATCGTCGTCAGGGACGGCGAGACCATTTCCGGCCTGGCCGCGCATTACAAAGTGCCGGCCGATGTCATCATGAAGGTGAACGGCCTGAGCCCGACCAAGGGGCTGAAGACCGGTCAGAAGATCGTCATCCCTGCCTATGCCTATTCGAGCAAGGCCGAGCCGAAGGTCGCCGACGCCAAGCAGTTGAAGGACGGGCCGGCGAAGGATGGCAAGCACGACCTGCCGGCCACCGCGCCGGACAAGGTAGCCGTCCTGCCGCAGCAGCCGAAGCTCAAGGAGGGGAAGTCCGCCGCGCAGGTCGACGCTTCGGCCGCCGCGAGCCAACCCAAGGAGCCCAAGCCGGCGCAGGTCGCCAAGGCAACCGGCGCCGGCGGCACCTACACGGTCCAGTCGGGTGACACGATGTCCTCGATCGCCAGGAAGACCGGAGTCGGCGTCGTTGCGCTGAAGCAGGCCAACGGCATGAAGGATGGCTTGCTCAAGATCGGCCAGACCCTGAAGGTACCGGCGGGTGGAACCGCGACTGTCGCCAGCTCCAAGCCGGCGAAGGTCGATCCGGTGACCACGGCAACCACGCAGCCTCCGGCAAAGACCACGCCGTCGGAAACGCTTGCATCCTATACGCCGCCGAAGAAGGACGCGAAGGTCATCCAGCAGGCCGAGGACGACGAAGCGGTGGCGCCCGATGCCACGGGTATCGGCAAGATGCGCTGGCCGGTACGCGGCCGGGTGATCTCCGGTTTCGGATCCGGCAAGGACGGCGTCGATATCGCCGTGCCCTCGGGCACGCCGATCAAGGCGGCCGAGAACGGCGTCGTCATCTACGCCGGCGACGGGCTCAAGGAATTCGGCAATACGGTGCTGGTGCGCCACGAGAACGGCCTGGTCACCGTCTATGGTCATGCCAGCTCGATCGAGGTGCAGCGCGGCCAGAAGGTCAAGCGCGGCCAGGAAATCGCATTGTCGGGCATGAGCGGCACGACGGACTCGCCGAAGCTGCACTTCGAAGTGCGCAAGAACTCGGCGCCGGTCGACCCCTCTGGCTATCTCGAATAG
- a CDS encoding protein-L-isoaspartate(D-aspartate) O-methyltransferase, protein MNLPIDDREGFAAFLLRLRGRGTVPKALIAAFEATPRRGFLPAHFHQLAWSDRMLPIECGEAIEGADMQAAVIAALAIEAGNRVLEIGTGSGYTAAVMSRLAARIVTIDRYKTLVEQARQRFEALGIGNVIVRQADGSGGLPAEGPFDRIVAWAAFDSLPRFLLDQLSSGGIVIAPIGPEEGEQVLAKLTKVGSRFEREDIGLVRLQPILRSVAAVI, encoded by the coding sequence ATGAATTTGCCAATCGATGACCGCGAAGGATTTGCCGCTTTCCTGTTGCGCCTGCGCGGCAGGGGAACCGTGCCGAAGGCGCTGATCGCGGCTTTCGAGGCAACACCGCGGCGCGGTTTCCTGCCGGCCCACTTCCACCAGCTCGCCTGGTCAGACCGCATGCTGCCGATCGAATGCGGCGAGGCGATCGAAGGTGCCGACATGCAGGCGGCGGTAATCGCGGCCCTTGCCATCGAAGCGGGAAACCGCGTGCTCGAGATCGGCACCGGCTCCGGCTATACGGCGGCGGTGATGTCGCGGCTGGCGGCGCGGATCGTCACCATCGACCGCTACAAGACCCTGGTCGAGCAGGCCAGGCAGCGTTTCGAGGCGCTTGGCATCGGCAATGTCATCGTGCGCCAGGCTGACGGCTCCGGCGGCCTGCCTGCCGAAGGCCCGTTCGACCGCATCGTCGCTTGGGCCGCCTTCGACAGCCTGCCGCGCTTCCTGCTCGACCAATTGTCGAGCGGCGGCATCGTCATCGCGCCGATCGGGCCGGAAGAGGGCGAGCAGGTTCTGGCCAAGCTCACCAAGGTCGGCAGCCGTTTCGAGCGCGAGGATATCGGCCTCGTGCGGCTGCAGCCGATCCTGCGCAGCGTCGCGGCGGTCATCTAG
- the surE gene encoding 5'/3'-nucleotidase SurE: MRILLTNDDGIHAEGLASLERVARTLSDDVWVVAPEQDQSGYAHSLSISEPLRLRKIGEKHFAVRGTPTDCVIMGVKKILPGAPDVILSGINSGANIADDVTYSGTVAGAMEGALLGIRSIALSQGYSYVGEDRIVPYETTEALAPALLKKLVATPLPDGVLLNVNFPNCLPEEVVGTVVTMQGKLVHSLWVDERRDGRGLPYYWLRFGREPVEGKQGTDLHALRNRLVSVTPLQLDLTAHEIRDQLSKALA; encoded by the coding sequence ATGCGCATTCTTCTGACCAATGACGACGGCATTCACGCCGAGGGCCTGGCGTCGCTCGAACGCGTCGCGCGTACACTCTCCGACGATGTCTGGGTGGTGGCGCCGGAGCAGGACCAGTCCGGCTATGCGCATTCGCTGTCGATCTCGGAGCCGCTGCGGCTGCGCAAGATCGGCGAGAAGCATTTCGCCGTGCGCGGGACGCCGACCGATTGCGTCATCATGGGCGTGAAGAAGATCCTGCCTGGCGCGCCCGACGTGATCCTGTCCGGCATCAATTCGGGCGCCAACATAGCCGACGACGTGACCTATTCGGGAACCGTCGCCGGCGCCATGGAAGGCGCGCTGCTCGGCATTCGCTCGATCGCGCTTAGCCAGGGCTACTCTTATGTCGGCGAGGATCGCATCGTTCCCTATGAGACCACCGAGGCGCTGGCGCCGGCGCTGCTGAAGAAGCTCGTCGCGACGCCGCTGCCGGACGGCGTGCTGCTCAACGTCAATTTTCCCAACTGCCTTCCCGAAGAAGTCGTTGGCACGGTGGTCACCATGCAAGGCAAACTCGTGCATAGCCTGTGGGTCGATGAGCGCCGTGACGGGCGCGGCCTGCCTTACTACTGGCTGCGCTTCGGCCGCGAGCCGGTCGAGGGCAAGCAAGGCACCGACCTCCATGCGCTGCGCAACCGTCTGGTGTCGGTGACGCCGCTGCAGCTCGACCTTACCGCGCATGAGATCCGTGACCAGCTGAGCAAGGCGCTTGCATGA
- the serS gene encoding serine--tRNA ligase, with translation MLDIKWIRDNPKALVEALAKRSWSAGEAQSTVDDLIARDEARREHVTELQTKQERRNAASKEIGNAMRSGDAALAEKLKAEVGDIKTFIQNGEARERELDKALTDALAVLPNVPLDDVPVGKDEHDNVVKHIVGKVPTRSNWVKEHFEIGEALGMMDFERAAKLSGSRFTVLKSGLARMERAIGQFMLDLHTTEHGYEEVIPPLMVRDEVLFGTNQLPKFEEDLFFTPHGEGRLGLIPTAEVPLTNLVREEITAHEKLPLRFTALTPCFRSEAGSAGRDTRGMLRQHQFYKVELVSITDQDSSLAEHERMTQCAEEVLKRLELPFRTMVLCTGDMGFGARKTYDIEVWLPGQNAYREISSCSVCGDFQARRMDARYKDKDGKGNRFVHTLNGSGTAVGRALIAVIENYQNEDGSVTIPEVLRPYMGGLAKIEAK, from the coding sequence ATGCTTGACATCAAATGGATTCGCGACAACCCGAAGGCCCTTGTCGAGGCGCTGGCCAAGCGCTCGTGGTCGGCCGGCGAGGCGCAGTCCACGGTCGATGATTTGATCGCCAGGGACGAGGCGCGGCGCGAACACGTCACCGAACTGCAGACCAAGCAGGAGCGCCGCAACGCTGCCTCGAAGGAGATCGGCAACGCCATGCGTTCGGGCGATGCCGCCCTTGCCGAAAAACTCAAGGCTGAAGTCGGCGATATAAAAACCTTCATCCAGAATGGCGAGGCGCGCGAGCGCGAGCTCGACAAGGCGCTGACCGACGCGCTGGCGGTGCTGCCCAATGTGCCGCTCGACGATGTGCCGGTCGGCAAGGACGAACACGACAATGTCGTCAAGCACATCGTTGGCAAGGTGCCGACCCGGTCGAACTGGGTGAAGGAGCATTTCGAGATTGGCGAAGCGCTCGGCATGATGGATTTCGAGCGCGCGGCGAAGCTGTCGGGCTCGCGCTTTACCGTGCTGAAAAGCGGCCTGGCGCGGATGGAACGCGCCATCGGCCAGTTCATGCTCGACCTGCACACGACCGAGCATGGCTATGAGGAAGTGATCCCGCCGCTGATGGTGCGCGACGAGGTGCTTTTCGGCACCAACCAGCTGCCGAAATTCGAGGAGGACCTGTTCTTCACGCCACACGGAGAGGGCAGGCTTGGCCTGATCCCGACCGCCGAGGTGCCGCTCACCAATCTGGTGCGCGAGGAAATCACCGCGCATGAAAAACTGCCGCTGCGCTTCACCGCGCTGACGCCGTGCTTCCGTTCGGAAGCAGGCTCGGCCGGGCGCGACACGCGCGGCATGTTGCGCCAGCACCAGTTCTACAAGGTCGAGCTGGTGTCGATCACCGATCAGGATTCGTCGCTGGCCGAGCATGAGCGGATGACGCAATGCGCCGAGGAAGTGCTGAAGCGGCTGGAACTGCCGTTCCGCACCATGGTGCTGTGCACCGGCGACATGGGGTTTGGCGCGCGCAAGACCTACGACATCGAGGTCTGGCTGCCCGGCCAGAATGCCTATCGCGAAATCTCGTCCTGCTCGGTCTGCGGCGATTTTCAGGCACGCCGCATGGACGCCCGTTACAAGGACAAAGACGGCAAGGGCAACCGCTTCGTCCATACGCTCAACGGTTCGGGCACCGCTGTCGGCCGCGCACTGATTGCCGTCATCGAAAACTACCAGAATGAGGATGGCAGCGTAACCATTCCTGAAGTGCTGCGGCCTTACATGGGCGGTCTGGCAAAGATCGAAGCGAAGTAA
- the tatC gene encoding twin-arginine translocase subunit TatC has translation MSVSDKEKDEIEKSSAPLIEHLIELRRRLIWSLGGFFVAFLVCFFFAKKLFNLLVVPFKWATKWAGLDPHKVELIYTAPQEFFFTQVKLAMFGGMVIAFPLIATQIYKFIAPGLYKNERNAFLPFLIASPVLFLMGASLVYFFFTPMVMWFFLAMQQAGTDDQVQISLLPKVSEYLSLIMTLIFSFGLVFQLPVVTSLMTRVGMLSSKALAEKRKWAIVIAFVVAAVLTPPDPMSQIGLAIPTILLYEVAIWSARLIERSQERERLAREKQEAGETVADKTPDEPPAPAAS, from the coding sequence GTGAGCGTTTCGGACAAGGAAAAGGACGAGATCGAAAAATCGTCGGCGCCGCTGATCGAGCATCTCATCGAGCTACGTCGCCGGCTAATCTGGTCGCTCGGCGGCTTCTTCGTCGCCTTCCTGGTGTGCTTCTTCTTCGCCAAGAAGCTGTTCAACCTCCTGGTCGTTCCCTTCAAATGGGCGACGAAGTGGGCGGGTCTCGACCCGCACAAGGTCGAGCTGATCTACACCGCGCCGCAGGAATTCTTCTTCACGCAGGTCAAGCTCGCCATGTTCGGCGGCATGGTCATCGCCTTTCCGCTGATCGCCACGCAGATCTACAAATTCATCGCGCCCGGCCTCTACAAGAACGAGCGCAACGCCTTCCTGCCGTTCTTGATCGCGTCACCCGTCCTGTTCCTGATGGGCGCGTCGCTGGTCTATTTCTTCTTCACCCCGATGGTTATGTGGTTCTTCCTTGCCATGCAGCAGGCCGGCACGGACGACCAGGTGCAGATTTCGCTGCTGCCGAAAGTGTCGGAATATCTCAGCCTGATCATGACGCTGATCTTCTCCTTCGGCCTGGTGTTCCAGCTGCCGGTGGTGACCAGTCTGATGACACGTGTCGGCATGCTGTCGTCCAAGGCGCTGGCCGAGAAGCGCAAATGGGCGATCGTCATTGCTTTCGTCGTCGCGGCGGTGCTGACGCCGCCCGATCCGATGAGCCAGATCGGTTTGGCCATCCCGACCATCCTGCTCTACGAGGTCGCCATCTGGTCGGCCAGGCTGATCGAGCGCAGCCAGGAGCGCGAGCGCTTGGCGCGCGAGAAGCAGGAAGCCGGGGAGACCGTGGCCGACAAGACACCGGACGAGCCTCCGGCGCCGGCTGCTTCGTAA
- the tatB gene encoding Sec-independent protein translocase protein TatB, translating to MFEVGWTEMLVIAIVMIVVVGPKDLPNMLRTFGRTTAKLRSMAADFQKQFNEALKEAELDDVKKSVDELRGLSPVAEIRKQLNPFEQAAADVRAGVDAAMKPKPAADPAAPAASTPQAAEPLKNGATEMPGVSAAGATPPTPIFPAMTDESVVAASTEPAAAPKASAAKKAAKAAPAAKAQPKASTSAKSVTAKVAPAAAAKAASAPKASTKAVTAAKPAKAAAAKTVAKAEPKPAPAKKPSAKKTAGAAK from the coding sequence ATGTTTGAAGTCGGCTGGACCGAAATGCTGGTGATCGCGATCGTCATGATCGTGGTCGTCGGGCCGAAGGATTTGCCCAATATGCTGCGCACCTTCGGTCGCACGACGGCGAAGCTGCGCTCTATGGCCGCCGACTTCCAGAAACAGTTCAACGAAGCACTGAAGGAAGCCGAGCTCGACGACGTCAAGAAGTCGGTCGACGAACTCAGGGGCCTCAGCCCCGTTGCAGAGATCCGCAAGCAGCTCAATCCGTTCGAACAGGCAGCGGCCGATGTGCGCGCCGGCGTCGACGCGGCGATGAAGCCGAAGCCGGCCGCCGATCCGGCAGCGCCTGCCGCTTCGACGCCGCAGGCGGCCGAGCCGCTGAAGAACGGTGCGACGGAAATGCCTGGCGTCAGCGCCGCGGGAGCCACGCCGCCGACGCCGATTTTCCCGGCCATGACCGATGAATCGGTGGTGGCGGCATCCACGGAACCTGCCGCGGCGCCGAAGGCATCCGCAGCCAAGAAAGCCGCCAAGGCGGCGCCAGCGGCAAAGGCGCAGCCCAAGGCCTCGACATCCGCGAAGTCGGTGACGGCAAAAGTCGCACCTGCTGCGGCCGCAAAAGCAGCATCCGCGCCTAAGGCGTCGACAAAGGCCGTGACAGCAGCAAAGCCCGCAAAGGCGGCTGCGGCAAAGACCGTGGCGAAAGCCGAACCGAAACCTGCTCCGGCGAAGAAGCCATCGGCCAAGAAGACGGCGGGAGCCGCCAAGTGA
- a CDS encoding twin-arginine translocase TatA/TatE family subunit, with translation MGSFSIWHWMIVLVIVLLVFGRGKIPELMGDMAKGIKSFKKGMADDDVADDKRTVEHRADETVSAVKEKASKS, from the coding sequence ATGGGTTCATTTTCGATTTGGCACTGGATGATCGTGCTGGTGATCGTGCTGCTGGTTTTCGGCCGCGGCAAGATTCCCGAGCTGATGGGCGACATGGCCAAAGGCATCAAGAGCTTCAAGAAGGGCATGGCGGACGACGACGTCGCCGACGACAAACGCACCGTCGAACACCGTGCCGACGAGACCGTTTCGGCCGTGAAGGAAAAAGCCAGCAAGAGCTGA
- the scpB gene encoding SMC-Scp complex subunit ScpB, with translation MSERANASVIPFKVDDELEGDLDQTSAENPVQNPAERLHIAEAVRMAEAIVFASTEPVSEKQLAARLPDGINVALAMAELQQVYSRRGVNLVRVGDAWAFRTAGDLAFLMSRDTVQQRKLSRAALEVLAIIAYHQPVTRAEIEDIRGVETSKGTLDTLLETEWVRMRGRRKTPGRPVTYGTTETFLDHFALEEIRDLPGMEELKGAGLLSGRMPSNFSIPQPPADPDLLTEDEDPLTDIDLEELGLLTPRVTED, from the coding sequence ATGAGCGAACGCGCCAACGCTTCGGTTATCCCCTTCAAGGTGGACGATGAACTGGAAGGCGATCTCGACCAGACTTCGGCCGAGAATCCGGTGCAGAACCCGGCCGAGCGGCTGCATATTGCGGAAGCCGTGCGCATGGCAGAGGCGATCGTGTTCGCCAGCACCGAACCCGTCAGCGAAAAGCAGCTTGCCGCACGCCTTCCCGACGGCATCAATGTCGCCCTTGCCATGGCCGAGCTGCAGCAGGTCTATTCCCGGCGCGGCGTCAATCTGGTGCGGGTCGGCGACGCTTGGGCTTTCCGCACCGCCGGCGATCTCGCCTTCCTGATGAGCCGCGACACGGTGCAGCAGCGCAAGCTGTCGCGCGCTGCGCTCGAAGTGCTGGCGATCATCGCCTATCACCAGCCGGTGACGCGCGCCGAGATCGAGGATATCCGCGGTGTCGAGACGTCGAAGGGCACGCTGGACACGCTGCTCGAGACGGAATGGGTGCGCATGCGCGGCCGCCGCAAGACGCCCGGCCGTCCCGTCACCTACGGCACCACGGAAACCTTCCTCGACCATTTCGCGCTCGAGGAAATCCGCGATCTTCCCGGCATGGAAGAACTGAAGGGGGCGGGCCTGCTCTCGGGCCGCATGCCGTCGAATTTCTCCATCCCGCAGCCGCCGGCCGACCCCGACCTGCTGACCGAGGACGAGGATCCGCTGACCGACATCGATCTGGAGGAACTCGGCTTGCTGACGCCGCGCGTCACGGAAGATTGA
- a CDS encoding segregation and condensation protein A: protein MDRLWAENDDSRVTGDPSLVVDVAGFEGPLDLLLHLARTQKVDLARISILALVEQYLAFVETARALRLELAADYLVMAAWLAFLKSKLLIPKQPGEEGESGEELAAVLQFRLKRLEAMRDAAARLVNRNRLGRDVFARGMPEMVIIEKRNAYSASLYDLLTAYAQQRQKQAVTNVTIARRGVWSLKDARDILTRLIGSLRDWTALDSFLIRYMTSPEERRTAIASSFAATLELVRERKMDLRQDEVFAPIYLRDHRAPAIKAVEVAS, encoded by the coding sequence ATGGACCGCCTGTGGGCCGAGAACGACGATTCACGCGTCACCGGCGATCCGTCGCTGGTCGTCGACGTGGCCGGCTTCGAAGGCCCGCTCGATCTACTCCTGCACCTTGCCCGCACCCAGAAGGTCGATCTGGCGCGCATCTCGATCCTGGCGCTGGTCGAGCAGTATCTGGCCTTTGTCGAGACAGCGAGGGCGCTGCGGCTCGAACTTGCGGCCGACTATCTGGTGATGGCGGCATGGCTCGCCTTCCTCAAGTCGAAGCTGTTGATCCCCAAGCAGCCGGGCGAAGAGGGCGAAAGCGGCGAGGAACTGGCGGCCGTGCTGCAATTCCGGCTGAAGCGGCTGGAAGCGATGCGTGATGCGGCGGCGCGTCTGGTCAACCGCAACAGGCTCGGGCGCGACGTGTTCGCGCGCGGCATGCCCGAAATGGTCATCATCGAGAAGCGCAACGCCTATTCGGCGTCGCTCTACGATCTGCTGACCGCCTATGCCCAGCAGCGGCAGAAGCAGGCGGTCACCAATGTGACGATCGCCAGGCGGGGTGTGTGGTCGCTCAAGGATGCGCGCGACATCCTGACCCGGCTGATCGGCTCGCTGCGCGACTGGACGGCGCTGGACAGCTTCCTCATCCGATACATGACCAGCCCGGAAGAGCGGCGCACGGCGATCGCCAGCTCGTTCGCGGCGACACTGGAACTGGTGCGCGAGCGCAAGATGGATCTGCGCCAGGACGAGGTGTTCGCGCCGATCTATCTGCGCGATCACCGCGCACCGGCAATCAAGGCAGTCGAGGTGGCATCATGA
- the nagZ gene encoding beta-N-acetylhexosaminidase, which yields MTESKSMILGCAGKSLTREEINFYRNECPWAFILFARNIGETEQIRDLVAEMRDCIGRPDALVFIDQEGGRVQRLRPPLAPNYPAGGALGALWRDDHDAGARAAWLMARLHAFDLLRYGITADCLPVLDVPIEGASDVIGARAYGKEPRAVIELGSAAAEGLMSGGVLPVMKHIPGHGRAFADTHFELPVVDASLSDLQRHDFAPFRELNDLPMAMTAHVVYSAIDPKNPATTSGKVIDEIIRRDIGFDGLLMSDDTSMKALSGDFPTKAASILAAGCDLVLHCNGVFEEMAGIASRTTGLEGKSLERAKRALTYIRKRDAAEETEIRAEFATYFDAVA from the coding sequence ATGACCGAATCAAAATCCATGATCCTCGGCTGTGCCGGGAAATCGCTCACCCGCGAAGAAATCAATTTCTATCGCAATGAATGCCCATGGGCCTTCATCCTGTTTGCCCGCAACATCGGCGAGACCGAGCAGATCCGCGATCTCGTCGCCGAGATGCGCGACTGCATCGGGCGGCCGGACGCGCTGGTGTTCATCGACCAGGAAGGCGGTCGGGTGCAACGCCTGCGGCCGCCGTTGGCGCCGAACTATCCGGCGGGCGGGGCGCTTGGCGCGCTGTGGCGCGACGATCATGACGCCGGCGCCCGCGCTGCCTGGCTGATGGCGCGCCTGCACGCCTTCGACCTGCTGCGCTACGGCATCACCGCGGATTGCCTGCCGGTGCTCGACGTGCCGATCGAAGGCGCCAGCGACGTCATCGGCGCGCGCGCCTACGGCAAGGAGCCGCGCGCGGTCATCGAACTCGGCAGTGCCGCCGCCGAAGGCCTGATGTCGGGCGGCGTGCTGCCTGTCATGAAACACATTCCGGGGCATGGACGGGCCTTTGCCGACACGCATTTCGAGCTGCCTGTTGTCGATGCGTCGCTCAGCGATCTGCAACGGCATGACTTTGCCCCGTTCCGGGAGCTCAACGACCTGCCGATGGCGATGACGGCGCATGTGGTCTACAGCGCCATCGACCCCAAGAACCCGGCGACGACTTCCGGCAAGGTCATCGACGAGATCATCCGCCGCGACATCGGCTTTGACGGGCTTCTGATGAGCGACGACACCTCGATGAAGGCACTTTCTGGGGATTTCCCGACAAAGGCGGCGTCGATCCTTGCGGCGGGCTGCGATCTGGTCCTTCACTGCAACGGCGTTTTCGAGGAGATGGCGGGCATTGCGTCGCGCACCACGGGGCTTGAAGGCAAGTCGCTGGAGCGTGCAAAGCGGGCGCTGACCTATATAAGGAAACGCGACGCGGCCGAGGAAACCGAGATACGCGCCGAATTTGCCACCTATTTCGATGCGGTGGCCTAA